A region from the Lutra lutra chromosome 1, mLutLut1.2, whole genome shotgun sequence genome encodes:
- the ELOF1 gene encoding transcription elongation factor 1 homolog isoform X1: MGRRKSKRKPPPKKKMTGTLETQFTCPFCNHEKSCDVKMDRARNTGVISCTVCLEEFQTPITCILGKPGFSWKSSSNPCSFLNDGVTQRRPF, translated from the exons ATGGGGCGCAGAAAGTCAAAACGGAAgccaccccccaaaaagaagaTGACCGGCACCCTAGAGACCCAGTTCACCTGCCCCTTCTGCAACCACGAGAAGTCTTGTGATGTAAAAAT GGATCGTGCCCGCAACACTGGAGTCATCTCTTGTACTGTGTGCCTAGAGGAATTCCAGACGCCCATCACATGTATCCTTGGGAAACCAGGCTTTTCCTGGAAG AGTTCCTCAAACCCTTGCAGTTTCCTGAATGATGGTGTCACTCAACGGCGCCCCTTTTGA
- the ELOF1 gene encoding transcription elongation factor 1 homolog isoform X2 has product MGRRKSKRKPPPKKKMTGTLETQFTCPFCNHEKSCDVKMDRARNTGVISCTVCLEEFQTPITYLSEPVDVYSDWIDACEAANQ; this is encoded by the exons ATGGGGCGCAGAAAGTCAAAACGGAAgccaccccccaaaaagaagaTGACCGGCACCCTAGAGACCCAGTTCACCTGCCCCTTCTGCAACCACGAGAAGTCTTGTGATGTAAAAAT GGATCGTGCCCGCAACACTGGAGTCATCTCTTGTACTGTGTGCCTAGAGGAATTCCAGACGCCCATCACAT ACTTGTCAGAACCAGTGGACGTGTACAGCGATTGGATAGATGCCTGTGAGGCAGCCAATCAGTAG
- the ACP5 gene encoding tartrate-resistant acid phosphatase type 5, which translates to MDTQTVLLILQAWLVLPLADGANPVLRFVALGDWGGVPNAPFHTAREMANAKEIARTVQILGADFILSLGDNFYFSGVQDANDKRFQETFEDVFSASSLRNVPWYVLAGNHDHLGNVSAQIAYSRISQRWNFPSPYYRLRFKVPRSNVSVAIFMLDTVTLCGNSDDFLSRQPERPRDPALARTQLAWLKKQLAAAEEDYVLVAGHYPVWSIAEHGPTRCLVKQLMPLLATYKVTAYLCGHDHNLQYLQDENGVGYVLSGAGNFMDPSKKHQRKVPNGYLRFHYGAEDSLGGFAYVEISPKEMSVTYIEASGKSLFKTRLPRRARPERPRVHHPKA; encoded by the exons atGGACACACAGACTGTGCTGCTCATCCTGCAAGCCTGGCTGGTGCTCCCCCTGGCTGATGGAGCCAACCCCGTCCTGCGCTTTGTGGCCCTGGGTGACTGGGGAGGAGTCCCCAATGCCCCATTCCACACTGCCAGGGAAATGGCCAATGCCAAGGAGATTGCCAGGACTGTGCAGATTCTCGGTGCAGACTTCATCCTGTCCCTGGGGGACAATTTCTACTTCAGTGGGGTGCAGGATGCCAATGACAAGAGGTTTCAG GAGACCTTCGAGGATGTGTTCTCGGCCTCTTCCCTCCGTAATGTGCCCTGGTACGTGCTGGCTGGCAACCACGACCACTTGGGGAACGTCTCGGCACAGATAGCCTATTCCAGGATCTCTCAGCGTTG GAATTTCCCCAGTCCTTACTACCGTCTGCGCTTCAAAGTCCCACGGTCCAACGTGTCCGTGGCCATCTTCATGCTGGACACGGTGACGCTGTGTGGCAACTCAGACGACTTCCTCAGCCGGCAGCCGGAGAGGCCCCGGGACCCGGCGCTGGCCCGCACACAGCTGGCCTGGCTCAAGAAGCAGCTGGCAGCGGCCGAGGAGGACTACGTGCTGGTGGCCGGCCACTACCCCGTGTGGTCCATTGCCGAGCACGGGCCCACCCGCTGTCTGGTCAAGCAGCTGATGCCTCTGCTGGCCACATACAAGGTCACCGCCTACCTGTGTGGCCATGACCACAACCTGCAG TACCTTCAGGATGAGAATGGCGTGGGCTACGTGCTGAGCGGGGCCGGGAACTTCATGGACCCTTCGAAAAAGCATCAGCGCAAGGTCCCCAACGGCTACCTGCGCTTCCACTATGGGGCCGAGGACTCGCTGGGTGGCTTTGCCTATGTGGAGATCAGCCCCAAAGAGATGAGCGTCACTTACATCGAAGCCTCGGGCAAGTCTCTCTTCAAGACCAGACTGCCAAGGCGAGCCAGGCCCGAGCGCCCACGAGTCCACCACCCTAAGGCCTGA
- the CNN1 gene encoding calponin-1 — translation MSSAHFNRGPAYGLSAEVKNKLAQKYDHQREQELREWIEGVTGRRIGNNFMDGLKDGIILCEFINKLQPGSVKKVNESTQNWHQLENIGNFIKAITKYGVKPHDIFEANDLFENTNHTQVQSTLLALASMAKTKGNKVNVGVKYAEKQERKFEPEKLREGRNIIGLQMGTNKFASQQGMTAYGTRRHLYDPKLGTDQPLDQATISLQMGTNKGASQAGMTAPGTKRQIFEPGLGMEHCDTLNVSLQMGSNKGASQRGMTVYGLPRQVYDPKYCLTPDYPELGEPAHNHHAHNYYNSA, via the exons ATGTCCTCTGCTCACTTCAACCGGGGCCCTGCCTATGGCTTGTCTGCTGAGGTCAAGAACAAG ctagcCCAGAAGTACGACCACCAGCGGGAGCAGGAGCTTCGAGAGTGGATCGAGGGGGTGACAGGGCGCCGCATTGGGAACAACTTCATGGATGGTCTCAAAGATGGCATCATTCTTTGCGA GTTCATCAATAAGCTCCAGCCAGGCTCCGTGAAGAAGGTCAATGAGTCAACCCAAAACTGGCACCAG CTGGAAAACATCGGCAATTTCATCAAGGCCATCACCAAGTACGGGGTGAAACCCCACGACATTTTTGAGGCCAACGACCTGTTCGAGAACACCAACCACACCCAGGTGCAGTCCACCCTCCTGGCGCTGGCCAGCATG GCCAAGACGAAAGGGAATAAGGTGAATGTAGGGGTGAAGTACGCAGAGAAGCAGGAACGGAAATTTGAGCCAGAGAAGCTAAGAGAAGGGCGGAACATCATCGGGTTGCAG ATGGGCACCAACAAGTTTGCCAGCCAGCAGGGCATGACGGCCTATGGCACGCGGCGTCACCTCTACGATCCCAAGCTGGGCACGGACCAGCCCTTGGACCAGGCCACCATCAGCCTGCAGATGGGCACCAACaaaggagccagccag gCCGGCATGACTGCACCTGGGACCAAGCGACAGATCTTCGAGCCCGGGCTGGGCATGGAGCACTGTGACACGCTCAACGTCAGCCTGCAGATGGGCAGCAACAAGGGGGCCTCGCAGAGGGGCATGACGGTGTACGGGCTGCCGCGCCAGGTCTACGACCCCAAGTACTGCCTGACGCCCGATTACCCGGAGCTGGGCGAGCCCGCCCACAACCACCACGCGCACAACTACTACAACTCCGCCTAG